Part of the Salmo trutta chromosome 5, fSalTru1.1, whole genome shotgun sequence genome is shown below.
ACACAATGGAAAACATGCATCACACTCACTCATAATGGATTGGAAATAATTTGGCACAGTCAACTTTTAGAAGGTTAGGCAGCTGCTGACTTTTGAGAAGTCATCTGGTTTATTGCATAGCACATTGTATACATTTTGCCAAGCTGTTAGAAAAGATTGTAATGCAAgctacactactggtcaaaagttttagaacacctactcatgcgaggattttcctttattttgactattttctacattgtagaataatagtgaagaaatcaaaactatgaaataacacatatggaatcatgtagtaaccacaaaacaaaatatattttatatttgagattcttcaaatagccaccctttgccttgatgacagctttgcacactcttggaattctctcaaccagcttcaactggaatgctttgcAAGTGGCTCTGGGTaggtcaaatataaaatatattttgttatgtttaacacttttttggttagtacatgattccatgtgtgctatttcatagtttttatagcttcactattattctaccatgtagaaaatagtacaaagaaagaaaaacccttagtgggtgttctaaaacatttgaccggtagtgtatacgtGCAGGATATGCCATTTTGGCAAATATGCATATGCAGCTGTAGTTTTTAAACCTCCACTCTAGCATTCATGACACACATCTTTCTATCTTCATACTTTTATTTGGGTTTCTATGCAAAGTATATGATTGAATGTTTCtttgacccgtttcaggaaagtagGCACATGTCgcaggtcactacttcacaggaaagccatttgaacgtaaactttattttttatcaaaatattttttttttgcagaaatgccttctcgaacatgtgaacttatgtgccttaattacaaacttgtatgccatttgtaaatacaaatacaattgttaaattacgagcctagttggtttagccacagaaaaagacaaaacttcccgctagccatgattggctgagataatgagtgggctggacatgccgagagatgagtttggattggtctgccatttaGCAcccttctgtctatttgagctggtcagtatatcTAGGTAAACCCTGTCTAATGCGGCTTTAAAAATGTATcgcgtagtaaaactgcataagcctaatgtcaagttaaagtgtactgttagctagctaacattagctggctggctcgctagctaacgttacgtctatgctctccactttctggaggacagttttgaaatcagtggaattcaagTATGATAGCTACGGAGATGGCGAAAACACCTGTCttcggattacatcttcaaactaagggcaaccatggcatctgacaggagacgcgtccatcCAAGatagtctagctacattttcagaaattACACGTTTccaattttgacagaaagtggtttcatttcaagttaaagtgtactgttagctagctaacattagctggctggctcgctagttAACTTAACAAAtatttgctcatataatttaaataCACGTCGTTAAGTGTaggcaaggccataagcaaacaggtaAAGTGGGATATGACAAAAGAGTTAAATCGGGAAGATGTTTCCACAAATGGACAGGTATTTTCATATCCATGGTAGCAAGATGTTATCCATTTTTGCTGACTTTTTATTACAAACTGTTTTGTAgtgagatcatttatttatttcgggATATGAGTACTAAGTATGTACActtcagaccattttattggaaAACTACAAAATaatgttacatttttttgtgattttgtgatcCAATATGCAATagcataatttggttgtaatccagacaAGGTAAAAAATTATTTACAGTATGTAAAAGATGATATTTcaaaataaggtatgtttttttatttgtaatatattttcagaaatcctgtttttgctttgtcattttggggtattgtttgtagattgatgaggatcaaaaacaattcaatccattttagaataaggctgtaatgttcaaaaatgtggaaaaagtcaaggggtctgaatactttgcgaatgcactGTGTGCAGTGGTTCGTATGGGCAGGGGGTTGTGCCACCTTCATAAAGCAAGGACTTCATTACAGGATGCTAGGGCAAGGGTATTGAACAGGAAtatatggtagtggtggtggtgtggctgAGAGGGATGTTAGTGTTGGATGGAAATGGCCAAGTGATTGAAAATCTGATAGAAATCAAAGACCTGGTGTGCCTGAATGATGCCGAGGGACCAGGATGGATGTAGCCAAAAGGAAtgtctggaggaaaaagggggaggtttgcaagccgaagaacaccatcccaaccatgaagcacaggggtggcagcatcatgttgtgggggtgcttttctgctggagggactggtgcacttcacaaaatagatggcatcatgaggcaggaaaattatgtggatatattgaagcaacatctcaagacattagtcaggaagttaaagcttggttgcaaatgggtcttccagatggacaatgaccccaagcatactccaaagttgtggcaaaatggcttcaggccaacaaagtcaaggtattggcgtggccatcacaaagccctgacctcaatcctgtagaacatttgtgggcagaactgaaaaagcatgtgtgagcaaagaggcctataaacatgattcagttacaccagctctgtcaggaggaatgggccaaaattcacccaatttattgcgggaaggttgtggaaggctacccaaaacgtttgacccaagttaaacaatttaaagacaatgctaccaaatactaattgagtgtatgtaaacttctgacccactgggaatgcaatgaaagaaataaaagctgaaataaatcattctctctactattattctgacatttcacattcttaaaataaagtggtgatcctaactgacctaagacagggattttttgctaggattaaatgtcaggaattgtgaaaaactgagtttaaatgtatttggctaaggtgtatgtaaacttccgacttcaactgtattagacacactaccgttcaaaagtttggagtcacttagaaatgtccttgtttttgaaagaaaagcaaaataaGTCTATTAAAATTACAtacatttatcagaaatacagtgtagacattgttaatgttgtaaatgactattgaagaAGTATTTTTTTgtggttttattttttgttgttgttgttttgttgttggatATAACAGACTAAAAACAGACTAAACAGACTAAATACACCAAGAAATCAGCTCCatgtgattttaatttaagaatcTGTTCAAGTATTCCCATGGATAATAAAGAGAAACGTGTGATCAaataagcaaggtttgaaattattgagTTTTAGTTAAACACATCCTTTGTGCTTCTATCGGTCAATTTgctgtctacaaattatttgtaattattatcatcatccggacccccgaccatccactcaagaagaaaaaatacaaataaatagtaATAGAATTGTCCTGCTACTGAATTTAGTTGATGATCGCTGCAGTATAGTGTATAATTCGGCAGCCCAGATCTCACTGGAAAGACTAGATATCATACAGGGGCAAGGACTCAGAATATGTAGTAGGGCGTTTCAGACCTCCCTAGTGTCTGGACTACAGATGGAGATGGGGGATATGCCATTGCAGAATAGGAGACAGCAGTTGGCCATTAATTATTGGGTCAACCTACTGGGACATCGGGTGTCTCATCCTGCAAAAGGAATTCTACAGGCATGCTGGGAACATGAACAAGGACAGAACACGAGCTTTCGGTGGATGGGTAATACTCAGGCGAAGGGAGATGGGACTGTATGGAAGGAAGTTTAGCTTCACGGTAGCTATTCCTGTGAACCCACTATGGCTACTCCCGCCTCCAGTAGTTGATGTAGAAGTGTTGGAGAGACTACGGAAAGATAAGGAGGGGTTTGATCCATCTGATTTGTTTAATAGATGTCTGGATACTGTATATCAGAATTTTGAGGCCATTTACACTGATGGTTCAAAAGATCCAAGGACAGGACGCACTGGGCCAGCATTTGTAGTGCAGGAAAGTGGGGTGGCGGACAGGAAACCTATTACAGATCACCTGGCTGTATATATGGTGGAGCTGATGGCTgtactgttggccttgcagtgggtggaAGAAGGCAAGCTATACAGAGTAGTTACTTGCTCTGACTCATGTGCAGTGTTGATGAGTCTGCAGTCCTGTAGCTCACGTAGCAGACAAGACCTGCTGTATGAGGTACTAAAAACCCATGACAGGGTTAGACAGATAGGTATGCAGACAAGTTTTCttgggtgggggtggaggggaacAAGGTAGCTGGTGTACTGGCTAAACAAGCACTTAGTAGTGGGGATGTGGATGTTGTAGTTTCAATGAGCAAGGCAAAAATcttgatatggacagtgatggtgcagagatggcaggagcagtggaATATGGACACTAAGGGAAAACATATATTCCAAATACAGAGATAAGTCAGGGAGGGGAGGACGGCAGGAAGAGAGGAGGCTATTTTTACAAGACTATGGGTGGGACACAGCCGGTTGAATAAGACTTTAAATGTTATAGGAAAACATCCAACAGGAAAGTGTGATTATTGCCAGGAAACAGAGACAGTGGAGCATGTATAAATGTTATACTGTAGGAAAGCATCCAACAGGAAGAGTGTGATTATAGTAGGGCCGGCAAACTGTGACAAAATATCCCCCAAACAACGGCTTCGAGGGCagtatcacttttatacaactgtttaccaacatattcaaataatgattgaacATTATGAATTTAATCATACCATTTCAtctttccacaagatatagtcctggCCCAAATCTAGGGTTTTTACctaagccggctggtcgttcgttctatcggttcggtggctagagacgcgacccagttgttcgttctaaatgttccattcctataatggctggcaacgttcttatcccacGCTTTCTAGCTAGGCAACAacagctaacttacagtcacgtcaaaaagtgcagccagaataacagcaaagtagctgcatttgtttaagctgttttctagtgacatttgtGTGGAGCTAATGAGGTacaatttcacctggcatagaaaatgtgctcactcgtcaggacactgttgttcagaggagctagccaacagcacagctaacacaatcacttcaaactgaagctggaaagactgcaaactagctacACTCTGTTTCATTTGACCTTTTTCCAAATTaaattttttgtgtgtgtatatatatatatatatatatatatacataaaaatgatgccagctgattcatgatttcgactagCTAAGAAACGCTGCCCATCTTTCTTGTCCagacatgttcattactatgggacagctggagatcgaaattgaatattgaaacaatgttgtaaatgtcggggagacagacagtaaggttcatacaaatctccgctgttgaaaactaaatgttagtatAAAAGAAATGtaagataatgtctagatgctttttatagtgatcaagtttataaagtgcctgggtggggctgatgagacagtggattgcacagtcagatggaacagagtaaataggcattttaaggtCATAGATTTAgcaggtggtaacttgtggaatagacaccagctggaacACGGTTTTAACccatcagcattcaggattagacccacgcCTTGTATAAAGGAGCATACTGAGTAGAATGTCATTAGATACAGTTTCAAATATGttgttatatttttttaaagaaatgggTCTGGCTGGCTGGATTTAGTATCTCCCAGTCTCTGGCccacaatacagtacagtaggtggcggtaatcctgagtggcgcagcggtctaaggcactgcatctcagtgcttgagccgtcactacagacaccctggttcgaatacaGAATGtaaccgtgattgggagtcccattagcggcgcacaattggctcagcttcgtccgggtttggccggtgtaggccgtcattgtaaattagcatttcttattaactgacttgcctagttaaataaaatgttaaataaaacattttaaacaacGGATGCTAACCACCGATAAACCCCACCGAAGAAGTAACTTAGTAGTCGTTTGGCTAAACAAACGTTATAACTAATTGTTGTGGCTTTTATTTAGGAAGTACAAGGCTAGTTAGCGCTAGCTTAGCAGCTAAAAACACAACACACTTCTCATGTAGTGATAGTTCTACTTTGCAAACTTCTGCTTTACCTAGTTAGCTAAGCACAGAATGCAGCGGAGTGACTTTTAACTCCTTCACTAACGTAGTTAGCAAACGTTACTGGCCTGGCACAGAATGAGCTCTGACAACTAGCTCTAGTTAGATAATTTGCATTACTTTAGCTAACCCATTCATAGACGCTAACTGCTACGGATCAGAAGGGTTTTCGAAaggttaacgttagctaacaacgCACGGGACGTTCAAAACGCACTTCAAATGTTCGCCAGCTTCACGTCAAGGCTTTAACTATAGCTAATACTTAAGTCTCGAATAAACGTTTACATTTATATTTGGCGACTTGCAACCAGTGCAACTCACTCAAGTTGTCTTCACACAGGAGCTCATTGATTCAGCCTCTCCTCTTGTTACGCTGGGTTGGATGAGTTCCCCCACTCACTGTATAAAACGTAGCTAGCGTACTAACTTTAGgctgctactgtgtgtgtgtaaaacatgGATTTTATGCCCCATCTAGCGGCCACAATCAGAACTGCTTTTTATAAAAACAATTGCAAAGCGAAAAACTTTATATTCAGCATAATTTCCTGCTAAAGTACGCTCGTAGCGCCTTTGCCTGATCTAATTGCCATCACATCAACTAAGTGACGTGTGTTCATGGATGGCCCCAACAAATTAccaagaaaaataacaaaataatgtATATTTCGTCTCTGTGCGTcatcattttccttcaattcgcaagaggctgaatgggTGCTGTCTGGTGAAAAATTATGATATTGCTGGCGCCCATAGCATTGAATAAAGGGAAGCCGGTGAGCGTTtgacctcccttgataaaaataacaaaataaccaatcagtgttgagctaaactgagcgagctcaactgtgaatggtcctggagcACCAAAAAAGGTGTCAACGGAAGaaagtttggatttggcttcacaccattCACACCACACCAAAATCCCAAAGTAATTTACAGAAAAAAATTGAATTGTTGCACCTCCTTTTGTTGTTGTCttttgttggctagctagctagctaaaattgtccctttcctaaattaaccGTGGATGGAGATAGATATTTGGACTtcattctctgtactggccaatgattataatggcaaTTTGGATCCAACCACAAAtacatacattgtgcccctggcctgaaagttcaacatgtagctagatgtagtaggctaatgttaactctctcgattccaggctgtatcataactggatgtgagtcccatagggtgatgcacaattgacccagcatctTTAGGGTTTGGCCaaggtaggcagtcattgtaaataagaatttgttcttaactgacttgcctagttaaataaaggttaaaaaaataaactagCTGGCCTGGAATTTtagacaggtagcctaggacaacaaaaactaaaagtgtgtactgtatgacatagTCATAGACCTTTTACGCAACGTGAAAGAGGAGGGTGGCATtgacgtttctctacaagtagggtgagtcaacactACCTGTACatacagaaatcagtaccatggacagccacgtcATATTTAGCTTTGTTgtttggactaaattgtttttggtatcttttagttgtcactgttttAAACTAAACataggtgattagatgatgttgCAGTTGAAATGGCGCAGGAATTGTGGAGGCAGTGCCAGTTCTTTGCAACTTGCAGTAACTCTCcctggttctaaatcaatagttgtttagttgGCCGAAAATCTCGGAAACAGTAACTTGCTTGGCCATACTGTAGGTCATGTAAACTGTTTGTTATAttaaatatgttttgtggacttcaccgacAGCTGTTGCTCTCCGGTTTAGTGAAGAAACAAAGCTGtggtttaatttattctgccactgtgtcttattgtctcggccttaggcctatatatcacggtgtcatgGCATATGAAGTAACAGGTtttagagcaaacaatgcaattatcacaagacGGATTGTAATAAGGCTTTTATTCCTGGCTTGGCTTTTTCAGTGGTTTTACCCATGCACCGCTACTGCGTCAACTACAGACACAGCATATTACGGCATGTACAACACAGGCAcagccctctttctccctccgaGTCAGCATCATCACTAACACACAAATGCGCACTCGGCTATCTGGGGCTCACAATAAACAGCGCATTGGCAAAGTAGAGTAAAGCGTATTTACTCACTAGTGTGATCGTTCACATGAAAACAACTAGGCCTAATAATTTAATCAGTAAATCGAAAGCGCCAACCAATGATTTTGTGCTTGAAAAAAGAGTCGGCTGCGCTGTGTccactaacccccccccccccccccatgtgaaAAGCAAACGAAGTGTAGGCTGTGTAAACGGCCCACATCTCTGCTACAGCTATCCAAGGCCGCAACCTTGAGGCAATGGCATGCGAATGTTTATTTTCTTTGTGGAATTCTGGACCACCTCTGGCGTAACATCTGCAATGCCGTCCAATTGACCAGTGTGTTGTGAACAACATTGGCGTGAGCAACGATAGCGGAATCGATTGTTCattgtcaaaataaaagtccccacTGAAACTGATGCAAACGGATAAAAATAGCAGAATCATGCCACAATTGGACTAGATGTTATATACATTTAACAAGACAATTATTAGTTAATTTGAACCCCCgaaaagtaaaaatctgttgaaatctcACAGatttgcattgggggcatactttatttatttaattgatttatttaacctttatttaaccaggaagggttACAGTACAGCCTAACCTGTGGATTGtgcatgaaatggggtatcagcctactcagtgacactcacagagagtttacacaaatattagtgCCTTAGCTCTTATTGTGGGACTCTAAAACCACTGAAATTAGCAACATTAAGCTCACCAGTCAATCTGTGTTTTGAACATTCATATTGCAATCTACAGCCCAACCTATGGATTGTGCACCCACCTATGGATTGCAcaatcaaattgccatcgataaaatcgaattgtgttcattgtccgtagcttatgcctgcccgtaccataaccccaacgccaccatggggcacactGTTCACAGTGTTGAAATCAAGAAAACCGCACGCCCACACAACGTCATACagttggtctgcggttgtgaggctggttggacgtactgccaaattctctaaaatgacatttggggctgcttatggtagataaattagcATTCAatactctggcaacagctctggtggacattcctgcagtcagcacgccaattgcacactccctcaaaacttgaggcatctCTGGCAtcttagagtggccttttattgtcccgagcacaaggtgcacatgtgtaacgatcattctgtttaatcagcttcttgatatgccacacctgtcagggtgATGCATTATCTtgtcaaatgagaaatgctcactagcatGGAAAtaaacaaatttatgcacaaaatttgagaaaaataaactttttgtgcgtatggaacatttctgggatattttcgTTCAGctcattttttataatttttatttaacctttatttaactaggcaagtcagttaagaaacaaatattatttacaatgacggcctatgaaacatgggaccaacactttacatgttgagtttatatttttttcagtgtataTAGTTTAGACAAATATTAGCGTCATAGCTAGCTCTTGTTGAAGGAATTTGAATTGTTTACAGTTGTGTTGAATTTGTATAACAACATTCCAACATTGTTTAGCATTATCTAGGCCAATTGTGGCACGATCCCACAACTTCTCACCGTTTGCGTCAGTTTCAatgggggacttttattttgaaggcaaaccgctgATTCCAAAAATGTTGCTCACACTGTCGTTCACGACACACACCGACTCTGACTGCCGACCAGCCAGGATTGTCCATAGTAGGCTATAATAACTTAATTGAAAGGCAATAGAACATGGCATCGAATAGTTGCAGTGGAGTTCCCAAATGGGAGAGAAAAACACGTTTGTTTCTTTGTATCTTCGGTTTGTTTTTGTCATTCTATGCTCTGCACGTTGAGATTTCGCGAGAGAGGGACCCTGAGTATCGGGCGATGTGCGACCTGGGAGATTCTGTGAGCTGCTCGAAAGTTTTCACCTCAAGGTAAAATAGTGGTGAATGTATTTTCTTCATGCATAGGCCTATAGTTTATTGGTGTGTTTTGAAGCCGTTTTCATATTTattagtagcctaggcctatatgtgTGCGATGTTGGGTAATGAACGCACTTCTATAACTCAACCAGCGCGCTAAACACAATTATCGCAGTTCCGTGGCATACGAATAGACAACGTTGTTCATAGAATTCCTAGGTAAAGATGATTTATTATATTTCAAAGATAGTCGAGTGACCACTCTAACAATgtaaatacatgtcctcaaagatgggaGGAGAGATCAGGTGgaaccattctagccaatgacagGGCAGATACGCGAGTGAACCAGgggcacaactccgatataaagtcgtttttttttaaagtttttgaAATGCCACGTGCGTCTTCTTATCCGTACATTCGTAACAACCGAACCATTACGAaccttctattcgatcaaataagcctcacgtagcaaattagcaattacatttgtTGTTTTCCAAATTCAAAAATTCCTCCCTTCGTGGTTATTTTCGTAAAACCTctcacttcgcctcttcctctagaatctccccccccctctcaatGCCACGTACAGCCTACATTTTTATCTGGGCAGCACTAATTGCACTGCACAGGTCCTTATCCGTTTTTTttgtctttatttattttgatgacCTGCAACACATGCTGGCTTTTAAATgatttacatttgtatttttgttaGGTGAATCTTAGTCAAGGCGATACCAAAGAAAGTCAATTTTTCTATCGTTGTTATGGCATAGTTATTATTTTATATAGTTTGGGTGTGTGGTTTAGTCTTTGGTAGAATCTTGAATTAAATTGTGGCATTCAGATTAGACAAACAATTCACACATGGCAGATAGGATACAGTGCATTGTAGTATTTATAAAAATAGGCACAGTAATCCATTTTCATTTAAAAGCTGCACTGATGCCATATAATGACATGCTTGTATCATACTTATCACATAATGCATGACAAAGCGTTGTGTTTTGACTCTTTTTTTGTCAGATGGGGACGTGGTTTTGGGCTTGTACAGTTCTTCTTTGCTAAAGACAGTGTACTGAATCAACCCAACAGTCTGTTGGGGATCATTTTCTACACATTGCAACTGGCTCTGGGTAGGTCAAATACTCTATGTAGACTACTCTCTTGTGAGTTGAGATGTCTGTTTCTGATCAGTTACGGCTAACTTTTGACCAACACAATACAGCTCAACTGACCCATTGTCACCCCCCTTTGGATTGTCATTAGCTGACGCCATGATGACAGCTAATCTTACTGGTTTAGGGGTCCATATGTATTTTAGTGGTTATTATTTTGAATTATCACTAGGCCGTACACAAGAAATTCTTATCAAGTGCTTTCTAGGGTTGGGTTCAATTTCAATTCTTGAATTTTGTCATTAAGTGGAGAATTTACATTGAGTAGAATTTGAAGATTGTTAAAACGTAAATTCTCCATTTAATGAGCAAATTCAAGAATTTAAATTATGGAATTGGAATTgaatttgtaaaaaatgttttttttattggaattcaatatttgtatatttaaTTGAATTAATGCACTTAGTATAAAAAAATTGACTGAAAGATTTGTATTAAATGATTTCAACttgtatttctatatttccaGTACAGCTAGGCTGTCTGAACAGTGACGTGATCAGCCTGAAAGCCCGGGGGAATTGAATTCGAATTTGTGGATTTAAATTACTAGAGTTTACCTAACGTTGGAGTTGAGAGGAATTGAATTCTCTCTGAATTCAAACTATGACGTGGAATTTACAGGGAGAGGGAATTGAATTACAATGTAATTTGTGGAATTAACCCCAACCCTGTCATATACGATTATACAACATTTCAGACACCCACGACAGTTCCCCATTTTGATTATTTTATGTTACGCAGGGATGCTATGTCTCCTTACTcactggctgcatcccaaatggcaccctattcccgttttgcaccacttttgaccaaagccctatggcggcccatagggctctggtcaaaaatagtgtacTAAATAGACAATAggttaccatttgggacacataccaACATTCACTGTCTCTTTTGTCTACAGGTCAGTCTGTGTCCAGTAGGGCAGCGTTCCTCCTGGTCTTGGCCTCCTGGGTGTCCATGGCTGGATCGCTGTACCTAGCCGGAGTACTTGCCTTCATTCTGGGAGATTTCTGCGTGGTCTGCGTCTCAACCTATGTGGTTAACTTTTTGCTGCTCTTCACCAATCTGAAGAGGAGGACGGGACTAGAAGCAGTCAAGAAAAAGACTGGCTGAGAGACTATCTTTgtgtgcatctcaatagtctaagtAGTTTTTTCCCCCTTGCCTTCCATCCTACTGCACTGATAATATACagcacattcggaaagtattcagaccccttgactttttccacattttgttacgttacagacttattctaaaattgattcaattgttttttccccctcaatctatacacaataaccgataatgacaaagcaaaaatacggtttaagaaatgtttgcactTTTATGAAAaacggaaatatgacatttacgtaagtatttagaccttttactcagtactttgttgaagcacctttgacagcgactacagcctcgagtcttcttggttatgacgctacaagcttggcacacctgtatttggggagtttctcccattcttctctgcagatcctctcaagctctgtcaggttggatggggagtgtcattgcacatctattttcaggtctctccagagatgttcgatcgggttcaaatccaggctctggctgggccactcaaggacattcagagacttgtcccaaagccactcctgcattggctgtgtgcttagggtcgttatcctgttggaaggtgaaccttcaccccagtctgaggtcctgagcgctctggagcaggttttcatcaaggatctctgtacttttctccgttcatctttcccgcaatcctgactagtctcccagtccctgcccctgaataacaacacagcatgatggcgtcaggtttcctccagacgtgatgcttggcattcaggctaaagagttcaatcttgtttcatcagaccagagaatcttgtatctcatggtctgagagtcctttaggtgcttttttggcaaactccaagcgggttgtcatgtgccttttattg
Proteins encoded:
- the vkorc1 gene encoding vitamin K epoxide reductase complex subunit 1, with the translated sequence MASNSCSGVPKWERKTRLFLCIFGLFLSFYALHVEISRERDPEYRAMCDLGDSVSCSKVFTSRWGRGFGLVQFFFAKDSVLNQPNSLLGIIFYTLQLALGQSVSSRAAFLLVLASWVSMAGSLYLAGVLAFILGDFCVVCVSTYVVNFLLLFTNLKRRTGLEAVKKKTG